From the genome of Halostella limicola, one region includes:
- a CDS encoding PKD domain-containing protein, producing MTSRRDKLRSAALALLMVTSVFATVNVAALGFVGTAEAAPGDPATFAVTQNGQCFEVSSFGDGTQSVENFYDYRPTSSGAYSSHGTTEFQENDTTQMFLYNGSEGVSLVVVHDKLNGDDSGGNVTFNVSGVPSGSEWAVRDDYYENNDGEQADTNYDNFSIDGDTAHADWFWVDDRTDGGALRAPQGAEFSMTVTPAFNEDAHHDHPDGRYNGGQITTWNVRSPDGTAGGGATELDMSQPVSIETGGCGSAPDASLDATPANASIGENVTFDASGSVDEDGDIAEYRWDFDGDGQVDRTTQGATTQAAYDAAGEYEASVTVVDEEDRSDTATANVSVSESLTAHADVPSGVEVNETFTADGSNSTGDVRTYEWDFGDGTTRSGETVDHAYDQTGTYTVTLTVSDGSGDEDTTTAEVTVTEPDETPPNASLTATPENASLGENVTFDAGDSSDDGTIAEYRWDFDGDGQVDRTTQGATTQTAYDAAGEYEASVTVVDTGDNEDTATATVTVSDETPPNASANVPSRVAVGDTFTADGSDSTDNGEIVSYEWDFGDGANATGQSVTHAYDENGTYEVTLTVTDAAGNADSDTVTVEAVDADEDAAPNASLDATPSTANTGETVTFDASGSSDDDGIIEYRWDFDGDGKVDRTTESATAEKTYEHAGEYGATVTVVDTAGQTDTASATVTVEDSDDGGDGGDAPPTAAVTAPETVVVNETFEIDASGSTDDDGIVEYRWDFNDDGKIDRTTTEAKTIKVYNRPKTFTTEVTVVDASGQTDSATVTIEATEPDDEAPTGDVHAPETVNVGEEFAVNVTNVHDESGIAHVCWYFDGEKGPDGRSATVAFDSAGTHTVSVLLRDEEGNERTISTQVEVVAEDDGGDSGGDGGNSGGNTGGNTGGSAGGNTGGHTGGSAGSADDGDESDGSSMETEVDTSAANVVALSVTGADAGDHATVAIPADNWTEALTFDGMTTTFDAAGDYDLTVESSADAPENVTAPTVEGDGFAPQAYLTVDHPNVNDEDVRNASITFTVQKDLLDRTDAEPDAVGLYRATNGSWERVEVEHLGENGSVHEFRANLTELSTFAAGVDRPSTAVTEVAIDDTDVKAGDVIEVTATVANDGRADGTVAAELTVDGTVVASENVSVAAGETATVAFEHELASAGTLTVGVNGETTDLSVASVETDDSDDATESTTEAGDGSSDDSDDPDESNSLGQPGMGVGAALVALLCASLVALRRRD from the coding sequence ATGACCTCGCGGAGAGACAAACTCCGGAGCGCGGCGCTCGCCCTCCTGATGGTGACCTCGGTGTTCGCCACGGTCAACGTCGCGGCGCTCGGGTTCGTCGGAACGGCGGAGGCCGCGCCGGGCGACCCAGCGACGTTCGCCGTCACGCAGAACGGTCAGTGCTTCGAGGTCTCGTCGTTCGGCGACGGGACGCAGTCGGTCGAGAACTTCTACGACTACCGCCCGACGAGTTCCGGGGCCTACAGCTCGCACGGCACGACGGAGTTCCAGGAGAACGATACGACCCAGATGTTCCTCTACAACGGGTCCGAAGGCGTCAGCCTGGTCGTCGTGCACGACAAGCTGAACGGGGACGACTCCGGCGGGAACGTGACGTTCAACGTCTCCGGCGTTCCGTCCGGAAGCGAGTGGGCCGTCAGAGACGATTACTACGAGAACAACGACGGCGAGCAAGCGGATACGAACTACGACAACTTCAGCATCGACGGCGACACGGCCCACGCCGACTGGTTCTGGGTGGACGACCGCACCGACGGCGGCGCCCTGCGTGCCCCGCAAGGCGCGGAGTTCAGCATGACCGTCACCCCGGCGTTCAACGAGGACGCCCATCACGACCACCCCGACGGCCGGTACAACGGCGGGCAGATCACGACGTGGAACGTCCGGTCGCCCGACGGCACCGCGGGCGGGGGAGCGACCGAACTCGACATGAGCCAGCCGGTGTCGATCGAGACCGGCGGCTGCGGCTCCGCGCCCGACGCGAGCCTCGACGCGACGCCGGCGAACGCGTCCATCGGCGAGAACGTCACCTTCGACGCGAGCGGCTCGGTCGACGAGGACGGCGACATCGCCGAGTACCGCTGGGACTTCGACGGCGACGGACAGGTCGACCGCACGACCCAGGGAGCGACGACGCAGGCCGCCTACGACGCGGCCGGCGAGTACGAAGCCTCCGTCACCGTCGTCGACGAGGAGGACCGGAGCGACACGGCGACCGCGAACGTCTCCGTCAGCGAATCGCTGACGGCGCATGCGGACGTTCCGTCCGGGGTCGAGGTGAACGAGACGTTCACCGCCGACGGCTCGAACAGCACCGGCGACGTACGGACCTACGAGTGGGACTTCGGCGACGGTACCACACGATCGGGCGAGACCGTCGACCACGCCTACGACCAGACCGGCACGTACACGGTCACACTGACGGTCTCCGACGGGTCCGGTGACGAGGACACCACGACCGCCGAGGTGACGGTGACCGAACCCGACGAGACGCCGCCGAACGCGTCGCTGACGGCGACGCCGGAGAACGCGTCGCTCGGCGAGAACGTCACCTTCGACGCCGGCGACTCGTCCGACGACGGCACCATCGCGGAGTACCGCTGGGACTTCGACGGCGACGGGCAGGTCGACCGCACGACCCAGGGGGCGACGACGCAGACCGCCTACGACGCGGCCGGCGAGTACGAAGCCTCCGTCACCGTCGTCGACACCGGCGACAACGAGGACACGGCGACGGCGACGGTCACGGTCTCGGACGAGACGCCGCCGAACGCCAGCGCGAACGTTCCCTCCCGAGTCGCGGTCGGTGATACGTTCACCGCCGACGGGTCGGACAGCACCGATAACGGCGAGATCGTCAGCTACGAGTGGGACTTCGGCGACGGCGCCAACGCTACCGGCCAGAGCGTCACCCACGCGTACGACGAGAACGGGACCTACGAGGTCACCCTGACCGTCACCGACGCCGCCGGGAACGCGGACAGCGACACGGTCACCGTCGAGGCGGTCGACGCCGACGAGGACGCCGCGCCCAACGCGAGCCTCGACGCGACGCCGTCCACCGCGAACACCGGCGAGACGGTCACCTTCGACGCCAGCGGCTCCTCGGACGACGACGGCATCATCGAGTACCGCTGGGACTTCGACGGCGACGGCAAGGTCGACCGCACGACCGAGTCGGCGACGGCGGAGAAGACCTACGAGCACGCCGGCGAGTACGGGGCGACGGTCACCGTCGTCGACACCGCCGGCCAGACGGACACCGCCTCAGCCACCGTAACCGTCGAGGACTCCGACGACGGCGGCGACGGCGGCGACGCGCCGCCGACGGCCGCGGTCACCGCGCCGGAGACGGTCGTCGTGAACGAGACGTTCGAGATAGACGCCAGCGGGTCGACCGACGACGACGGCATCGTCGAGTACCGCTGGGACTTCAACGACGACGGCAAGATCGACCGGACCACGACCGAGGCGAAGACGATCAAGGTGTACAACCGGCCGAAGACCTTCACCACGGAGGTCACCGTGGTCGACGCTTCGGGACAGACCGACTCGGCGACCGTGACCATCGAGGCCACGGAGCCAGACGACGAGGCCCCGACCGGTGACGTGCACGCGCCGGAGACGGTCAACGTCGGCGAGGAGTTCGCCGTCAACGTGACGAACGTGCACGACGAGAGCGGCATCGCGCACGTCTGCTGGTACTTCGACGGCGAGAAGGGGCCCGACGGGCGGAGCGCGACGGTCGCGTTCGACTCGGCGGGCACCCACACCGTCTCGGTGCTGCTGCGAGACGAGGAGGGCAACGAACGCACCATCTCCACGCAGGTGGAGGTCGTCGCGGAGGACGACGGCGGTGACTCCGGTGGCGACGGCGGAAACTCCGGCGGCAACACCGGTGGTAACACCGGGGGTAGCGCTGGCGGCAACACCGGAGGCCACACCGGCGGCAGCGCCGGGAGCGCGGACGACGGCGACGAGTCCGACGGCTCGTCGATGGAGACCGAGGTCGACACCTCCGCGGCGAACGTCGTCGCGCTCTCCGTCACCGGCGCCGACGCCGGCGACCACGCGACGGTCGCCATTCCCGCCGACAACTGGACCGAGGCCCTGACGTTCGACGGGATGACGACGACGTTCGACGCCGCGGGCGACTACGACTTGACGGTCGAGTCGAGCGCCGACGCCCCCGAGAACGTCACCGCGCCGACGGTCGAGGGCGACGGCTTCGCGCCGCAGGCGTACCTCACCGTCGACCATCCGAACGTGAACGACGAGGACGTGCGCAACGCCTCGATCACGTTCACTGTTCAGAAGGACCTGCTCGACCGGACTGACGCCGAGCCCGACGCCGTCGGGCTCTACCGCGCGACCAACGGCTCCTGGGAGCGGGTCGAGGTCGAGCACCTCGGCGAGAACGGCTCGGTCCACGAGTTCCGCGCGAACCTGACCGAGCTGTCGACGTTCGCCGCGGGCGTCGACCGGCCCTCGACGGCCGTGACGGAGGTCGCGATCGACGACACCGACGTCAAGGCGGGCGACGTTATCGAGGTCACGGCGACCGTCGCGAACGACGGTCGCGCCGACGGGACGGTCGCCGCCGAGCTGACGGTCGACGGCACGGTCGTCGCGAGCGAGAACGTGAGCGTCGCCGCCGGCGAGACGGCGACGGTCGCCTTCGAGCACGAACTGGCGAGCGCCGGCACGCTGACCGTCGGCGTCAACGGCGAGACGACCGACCTCTCCGTCGCGTCGGTCGAGACCGACGACTCCGACGACGCGACCGAGAGCACGACCGAAGCGGGCGACGGCTCGTCGGACGACTCCGACGACCCCGACGAGTCCAACTCGCTCGGCCAGCCCGGCATGGGCGTCGGCGCCGCGCTCGTCGCGCTGCTGTGCGCGTCGCTGGTGGCGCTGCGCCGGCGGGACTGA
- a CDS encoding M24 family metallopeptidase, whose translation MSLDVFGDAEYERRISRAKERMQEEELDALVVSDPANMNYLSGYDGWSFYVHQAVILTADADEPVWVGRGMDANGARATTWLSEANIRAYSDDHVHSPRDLHPMDYVAGVLEDLGVADGRIGLEMDASYFTAKSYTRLLSNLPEAEFEDATLLVNWVRVKKSERELDYMREAARISEEAMAAGLDAIEAGVPEYEAAAAVYDALITGTDEYGGDYPAIVPLMPSGDHTGTPHLTWTDREFEEGDPVIIELSGCRHRYHSPLARTTFVGDPPEEIQRTADVVVEGLEAALDAAEPGVTCEAVEKAWRETIAKYDIEKEDRIGYSMGLGYPPDWGEHTASLRPGDETVLEEDMTFHMIPGIWGDDFGVEISETFHVTSDGAEALADFPRELFTT comes from the coding sequence ATGTCACTAGACGTCTTCGGCGACGCCGAGTACGAGCGGCGGATCTCCCGGGCGAAAGAGCGGATGCAAGAGGAGGAGTTGGACGCGCTGGTCGTCTCCGACCCCGCGAACATGAACTACCTCTCCGGCTACGACGGGTGGTCGTTCTACGTGCACCAGGCGGTGATCCTCACCGCGGACGCCGACGAACCGGTGTGGGTCGGCCGCGGGATGGACGCGAACGGCGCGCGGGCCACGACGTGGCTCTCTGAGGCGAACATCCGGGCGTACAGCGACGACCACGTCCACTCGCCGCGCGACCTCCACCCGATGGACTACGTCGCGGGCGTGCTGGAGGACCTGGGCGTCGCGGACGGGCGCATCGGCCTGGAGATGGACGCCTCCTACTTCACGGCGAAGTCGTACACGCGCCTGCTGTCGAACCTCCCCGAGGCGGAGTTCGAGGACGCGACGCTACTGGTCAACTGGGTCCGCGTGAAGAAGTCCGAGCGGGAACTCGACTACATGCGCGAGGCCGCGCGGATCTCTGAGGAGGCGATGGCCGCCGGCCTCGACGCCATCGAGGCGGGCGTCCCCGAGTACGAGGCCGCAGCCGCCGTTTACGACGCGCTGATCACCGGCACCGACGAGTACGGCGGCGACTACCCGGCCATCGTCCCGCTGATGCCGTCCGGCGACCACACCGGGACGCCGCACCTCACCTGGACGGACCGCGAGTTCGAGGAGGGCGACCCCGTGATCATCGAACTCTCCGGTTGTCGCCACCGCTACCACTCGCCGCTCGCGCGGACGACGTTCGTCGGCGACCCGCCGGAGGAGATACAGCGCACCGCCGACGTGGTCGTCGAGGGGCTGGAGGCCGCGCTCGACGCCGCGGAGCCGGGCGTCACCTGCGAGGCCGTCGAGAAGGCCTGGCGAGAGACAATAGCGAAGTACGACATCGAGAAGGAAGACCGGATCGGCTACTCGATGGGACTGGGCTACCCGCCGGACTGGGGCGAGCACACCGCCAGCCTCCGGCCCGGCGACGAGACGGTGCTGGAGGAGGACATGACGTTCCACATGATACCCGGCATCTGGGGCGACGACTTCGGCGTCGAGATCAGCGAGACGTTCCACGTGACGAGCGACGGCGCGGAGGCGCTCGCCGACTTCCCGCGGGAGCTGTTCACGACGTAG
- a CDS encoding helix-turn-helix domain-containing protein, with protein sequence MHVDLRLPLPDEQIFRYEAMDDILEITAQNPADEFSNRDLQELTGFGGPSVSKALSLLQDLGLVVRRDVGRKTLYQIDEDRLHEADDPIFDVPQSEFRKPLQAFVDRITDDCSHVAGVVCFGSVARGEADRASDIDVFVLVDDDDAVVRTRRAVADAKRDLEERPFDGDRYEFETFVESAESVRKRSSDVQEIFRKGIVLYSSAAFDRAKRAVFGGESK encoded by the coding sequence ATGCACGTCGACCTCCGACTGCCGCTCCCCGACGAGCAGATATTCCGGTACGAAGCGATGGACGACATCCTCGAAATAACGGCACAGAACCCCGCGGACGAGTTCTCGAATCGCGACCTTCAGGAGCTCACCGGCTTCGGCGGGCCGAGCGTCTCGAAGGCCCTCTCGTTGCTGCAGGATCTGGGCCTGGTCGTCCGCCGCGACGTCGGCCGGAAGACGCTCTACCAGATCGACGAGGACCGCCTTCACGAAGCCGACGACCCGATCTTCGATGTGCCCCAGTCCGAGTTCCGGAAACCGCTACAGGCGTTCGTCGACCGAATCACCGACGACTGCTCCCACGTCGCGGGCGTCGTCTGTTTCGGCAGCGTCGCCCGCGGCGAGGCCGACCGGGCGAGCGACATCGACGTGTTCGTGCTCGTCGACGATGACGACGCGGTGGTACGTACGCGGCGCGCCGTCGCGGACGCCAAGCGAGACCTCGAGGAGCGGCCCTTCGACGGCGATCGGTACGAGTTCGAGACCTTCGTCGAGTCCGCCGAGAGCGTTCGCAAGCGCAGCAGCGACGTGCAGGAGATCTTCCGGAAGGGGATCGTGTTGTACTCGAGCGCAGCGTTCGACCGCGCCAAACGGGCCGTGTTCGGCGGTGAGTCGAAATGA
- a CDS encoding D-2-hydroxyacid dehydrogenase — protein MSTQPDIAVLREGTEGLSMASYAEALRERLPDYTVAHARTPQQERELVSGARVVTGITVEESLIAGAERLELFACTFAGTDHVPTDALADRGVAVTNAGGIHAPGIAEQAIGNVLVFARRLHEGWRRKQNAEWRHFQSHEFAGSTVTIVGLGSIGQAVAQRLKGFEVETVGVRYSPEKGGPTDEVVGFDDEAIHDAFSRSDYVVIACPLTDLTRGLVGADEFATLPPNAVLVNAARGGIVDTDALVAALQSNKIRGAALDVTDPEPLPADHPLWDLENCLITPHTGGHTPKHWDRLANIVAENVAALESGDELVNLVVAPGD, from the coding sequence ATGAGCACGCAACCAGACATCGCGGTCCTCCGCGAGGGGACCGAGGGACTCTCGATGGCATCGTACGCGGAGGCGCTCCGTGAGCGTCTCCCCGACTACACCGTTGCGCACGCGAGGACGCCCCAGCAGGAGCGCGAACTCGTTTCGGGCGCCCGCGTCGTGACGGGGATCACCGTTGAGGAGTCGCTGATCGCGGGCGCGGAGCGGCTGGAGCTGTTCGCGTGCACCTTCGCCGGTACCGACCACGTCCCGACGGACGCGCTCGCCGACCGCGGCGTCGCGGTGACCAACGCCGGCGGCATCCACGCGCCGGGCATCGCCGAGCAGGCGATCGGGAACGTGCTCGTGTTCGCCCGCCGCCTGCACGAGGGGTGGCGGCGCAAGCAGAACGCCGAGTGGCGGCACTTCCAGTCCCACGAGTTCGCCGGCAGCACCGTGACGATCGTCGGCCTCGGCTCCATCGGGCAGGCCGTCGCGCAGCGCCTGAAGGGGTTCGAGGTGGAGACGGTCGGCGTCCGGTACTCGCCGGAGAAAGGCGGTCCGACCGACGAGGTGGTCGGCTTCGACGACGAGGCGATCCACGACGCGTTCTCCCGGAGCGACTACGTCGTGATCGCCTGCCCGCTCACCGACCTCACGCGCGGCCTCGTCGGCGCGGACGAGTTCGCGACGCTCCCGCCGAACGCCGTCCTCGTCAACGCCGCCCGCGGCGGCATCGTCGACACCGACGCGCTCGTCGCGGCGCTGCAGTCGAACAAGATCCGCGGCGCGGCGCTGGACGTCACCGACCCCGAACCGCTGCCGGCGGACCACCCGCTCTGGGACCTGGAGAACTGCCTGATCACGCCCCACACCGGCGGTCACACGCCGAAGCACTGGGACCGACTCGCCAACATCGTCGCGGAGAACGTCGCCGCGCTGGAGTCCGGCGACGAGTTGGTGAATCTGGTGGTCGCGCCCGGTGACTGA
- a CDS encoding amidohydrolase, whose product MNEPSRDGFASVRRGFHTHPEPAWREFYTTARIVEELRDVGVDELAVGPDAYDPDDRMAVPDDDEIAPWRERARERGADEALLDRMAGGNTGAVAVLDRGEGPAVGLRVDIDGLFIEESTDEGHRPADEGFRSEIDGTMHACGHDAHVTWGLGVLEAIRESEFAGRFVVFFQPAEETGGGGRPMAESRYAADLDYLFAAHVGLDHPTGEVVAGIEKPLAMCHVDATFRGTSAHAGKAPNQGDNAMQALGTAIQNAYGIPRHEDGMTRVNVGKAEAGTASNVIAERAHVEAEARGETTALKEYAKRRLRRTFRHSAEMHGCDLEFDVVSESPRADSDPELAEVIAGVASGVDGVDTVVPSADFGASEDATFLMKRVQEDGGLAAYLIVGTDHPTSHHTPTFDVDERSLATGVDVLTNSILAVAEDGP is encoded by the coding sequence ATGAACGAGCCGAGCCGAGACGGGTTCGCGTCCGTGCGCCGCGGCTTCCACACCCACCCGGAACCGGCGTGGCGCGAGTTCTACACCACCGCGCGGATCGTCGAGGAACTGCGCGACGTCGGCGTCGACGAACTGGCGGTCGGACCGGACGCGTACGACCCGGACGACCGGATGGCGGTGCCCGACGACGACGAGATCGCCCCCTGGCGGGAGCGAGCGCGAGAACGGGGGGCCGACGAGGCCCTGCTCGACCGGATGGCCGGCGGCAACACCGGCGCGGTCGCCGTCCTCGACCGGGGCGAGGGGCCGGCGGTCGGCCTGCGGGTCGACATCGACGGGCTGTTCATCGAGGAATCGACGGACGAGGGGCACCGCCCGGCGGACGAGGGGTTCCGCTCGGAGATCGACGGGACGATGCACGCCTGCGGCCACGACGCCCACGTGACGTGGGGGCTGGGCGTGCTCGAAGCGATACGGGAGAGCGAGTTCGCCGGCCGCTTCGTGGTCTTTTTCCAGCCGGCCGAGGAGACCGGCGGCGGCGGCCGCCCGATGGCCGAGAGCCGCTACGCCGCGGATCTCGATTACCTCTTCGCGGCCCACGTCGGCCTCGACCACCCGACCGGCGAGGTCGTCGCCGGCATCGAGAAGCCGCTCGCCATGTGCCACGTCGACGCGACGTTCCGGGGGACCTCCGCCCACGCCGGCAAGGCCCCGAACCAGGGCGACAACGCGATGCAGGCGCTCGGGACGGCGATCCAGAACGCCTACGGCATCCCCCGCCACGAGGACGGGATGACCCGGGTCAACGTCGGGAAGGCCGAGGCCGGTACCGCGAGCAACGTCATCGCCGAGCGCGCGCACGTCGAGGCCGAGGCCCGCGGCGAGACGACCGCGCTCAAGGAGTACGCGAAGCGCCGCCTCCGACGCACCTTCCGGCACTCGGCGGAGATGCACGGCTGCGACCTGGAGTTCGACGTGGTCAGCGAGTCGCCCCGCGCCGACAGCGATCCCGAACTCGCCGAGGTGATCGCCGGCGTCGCGAGCGGCGTCGACGGCGTCGACACGGTCGTCCCGAGCGCCGACTTCGGCGCGAGCGAGGACGCGACGTTCCTGATGAAGCGCGTGCAGGAGGACGGCGGGCTCGCCGCCTACCTCATCGTCGGCACCGACCACCCGACGAGCCACCACACGCCCACGTTCGACGTGGACGAGCGCAGCCTCGCCACCGGCGTCGACGTCCTGACGAACTCCATCCTCGCCGTCGCGGAGGACGGGCCGTGA
- the ilvA gene encoding threonine ammonia-lyase yields the protein MSGDGDADGRASDGEPDDASAVVTYEDVHDARERVADVVHRTPLDRSTTFAEMTGADAVGLKLENAQRTGSFKIRGAYNAMAQLSPAERERGVVAASAGNHAQGVALAGDLLGIDATVVVPEVTPAAKIDAARGYGAEVVVEGDIYERSYEHALDLADREGLVFVHPFDDARIIAGQGTVGVELLEQFPELDTALVAIGGGGLIAGIATVLKAHDPEVRVVGVQPEGALHAKPSLAEDRIRELPDVDTVAEGIADTRLLERTFAVLRERVDAVVGVTDREMAVAVALLAERAKTVAEPAGAAPVAAALSGAVNVEGESVACVVSGGNVNLTDHAELSRVGLLALDRYVEARLALTDWPSALGDVADAVASRGGELDAVERVGPSAGDHPNRTPVSIGVEGSGPDHLSAVLDALDALDGVSVVSSALDGPPSDR from the coding sequence GTGAGCGGGGACGGGGACGCTGACGGTCGGGCGAGCGACGGCGAACCCGACGACGCCTCCGCGGTCGTCACGTACGAGGACGTTCACGACGCCCGCGAACGCGTCGCGGACGTCGTCCACCGGACGCCGCTCGACCGCTCGACGACGTTCGCGGAGATGACCGGGGCCGACGCCGTGGGCCTGAAACTCGAAAACGCCCAGCGGACGGGGTCGTTCAAGATCCGCGGCGCGTACAACGCGATGGCGCAGCTCTCCCCGGCGGAGCGCGAGCGGGGCGTCGTCGCCGCGAGCGCGGGCAACCACGCGCAGGGGGTCGCGCTCGCCGGCGACCTCCTCGGGATCGACGCGACCGTCGTCGTCCCCGAGGTCACTCCCGCCGCGAAGATCGACGCCGCCCGGGGGTACGGCGCGGAGGTCGTCGTCGAGGGCGACATCTACGAGCGCTCCTACGAGCACGCCCTCGACCTGGCCGATCGGGAGGGTCTGGTCTTCGTTCACCCGTTCGACGACGCACGGATCATCGCGGGGCAGGGGACCGTCGGGGTCGAACTGCTCGAGCAGTTCCCCGAACTCGACACCGCCCTCGTCGCGATCGGCGGCGGCGGGCTGATCGCCGGGATCGCGACGGTCCTGAAAGCCCACGACCCGGAGGTCCGCGTCGTCGGCGTCCAGCCGGAGGGGGCGCTCCACGCCAAGCCGTCGCTGGCGGAGGACCGCATCCGCGAACTCCCCGACGTAGACACCGTCGCGGAGGGGATCGCCGACACACGTCTGCTCGAACGGACCTTCGCGGTCCTCCGCGAGCGCGTCGACGCGGTGGTCGGCGTCACGGACCGCGAGATGGCCGTCGCGGTCGCCCTGCTCGCAGAACGGGCGAAGACCGTCGCGGAACCGGCCGGCGCGGCCCCGGTCGCCGCAGCGCTCTCCGGCGCGGTGAACGTCGAGGGCGAGAGCGTCGCCTGCGTCGTCTCCGGCGGCAACGTGAACCTGACCGACCACGCCGAGCTCTCGCGCGTCGGCCTGCTGGCGCTCGATCGGTACGTCGAAGCCCGGCTGGCGCTCACCGACTGGCCGTCAGCCCTCGGCGACGTGGCCGACGCGGTGGCGTCTCGCGGCGGCGAACTCGACGCGGTCGAGCGCGTCGGCCCGAGCGCGGGCGACCACCCGAACCGGACACCGGTCTCGATCGGCGTCGAAGGGAGCGGACCGGACCACCTCTCGGCGGTGCTGGACGCGCTCGACGCGCTGGACGGCGTATCGGTCGTCTCGTCGGCCCTCGACGGCCCGCCTTCGGATCGGTAG
- a CDS encoding DUF7571 family protein: MKPCQNCQAVIDEYVLDKQLEPLRELTVDDFNVCGDCATIVDDACVECGGAVYVPRDAAVTPDYCPACRSDLIDRTGTDPGWTLDATSA, encoded by the coding sequence ATGAAACCGTGCCAGAACTGTCAGGCGGTCATCGACGAGTACGTCTTGGACAAACAGCTCGAACCCCTGCGCGAGCTCACGGTCGACGACTTCAACGTCTGCGGCGACTGCGCGACCATCGTCGACGACGCGTGCGTGGAGTGCGGCGGCGCGGTCTACGTTCCTCGCGACGCGGCCGTCACCCCCGATTACTGCCCGGCGTGCCGATCCGACCTCATCGACCGCACCGGTACCGATCCCGGGTGGACGCTCGACGCGACGTCCGCCTGA
- a CDS encoding PQQ-dependent sugar dehydrogenase: MDFEESRFTRRQFLGAGIASVVGTAAGMRLQSPRWGLSRGETSPVVEGPEVGLEPVVSDLYQPIAMAFPRGDPSVCLIAEKTGVVRRHDADGLRDEPFLDVSDQLAEPETWEMGFLGFELHPDFAANGKCYARYSAPLSSDAPDHYSHTFVLSEFTAPGDRRRADPATERVLLAIPEPGTNHNAGAIAFGPDGYLYVATGDGRSGDMGAGRGHADDWYVLNRGGNGQDTEENLHGSVLRIDVDDRDDGKPYAVPDDNPLVGEAGLDEHWAWGFRNPYQISFGPDGRLFVGDVGSNRFEEVNVVRRGGNYGWNVREGKRCVANRYVNYALAKLPFARNNWPACPSATSDGEPLVDPVVIYPHQRDGEPFGRAVIGGRVHDGDALPDLQGKYVFGDFLGDGRAGQLFAASPDDDPLWTMQELRPTVDGEPFEKYVLSFAGGPSGETYVLASRMAEESGAVYRLTDPP, from the coding sequence ATGGACTTCGAGGAGTCGAGGTTCACCCGTCGCCAGTTTCTGGGTGCCGGGATCGCCTCGGTCGTCGGGACCGCGGCGGGAATGCGGTTGCAGAGCCCCCGCTGGGGACTGAGCCGCGGTGAGACGAGCCCCGTCGTCGAGGGTCCGGAGGTCGGTCTCGAACCGGTCGTTTCCGACCTGTATCAGCCTATCGCGATGGCCTTTCCCCGCGGCGATCCGTCGGTGTGCCTCATCGCGGAGAAGACGGGCGTCGTCCGCCGCCACGACGCGGACGGCCTCCGAGACGAACCGTTCCTCGACGTTTCCGACCAGCTCGCCGAGCCCGAGACGTGGGAGATGGGGTTTCTCGGCTTCGAACTTCACCCCGACTTCGCGGCCAACGGGAAGTGCTACGCCCGCTACAGCGCTCCGCTGTCGTCGGACGCGCCCGACCACTACTCCCACACGTTCGTCCTCTCGGAGTTCACCGCACCCGGGGACCGACGCCGCGCGGACCCCGCGACCGAGCGCGTTCTCCTCGCCATCCCAGAACCGGGGACGAACCACAACGCGGGGGCGATCGCCTTCGGCCCCGACGGATACCTATACGTCGCCACCGGCGACGGGAGATCTGGAGACATGGGGGCGGGGCGCGGCCACGCCGACGACTGGTACGTCCTGAATCGGGGCGGAAATGGTCAGGACACCGAGGAGAACCTCCACGGAAGCGTCCTGCGCATCGACGTCGACGACCGCGACGACGGGAAACCCTACGCCGTCCCCGACGACAACCCGCTCGTGGGCGAAGCAGGGCTCGACGAACACTGGGCGTGGGGATTTCGGAACCCGTACCAGATATCGTTCGGCCCGGACGGTCGGCTGTTCGTCGGGGACGTGGGATCGAACCGCTTCGAGGAGGTAAACGTGGTCCGTCGCGGCGGCAACTACGGCTGGAACGTCCGCGAAGGCAAGCGCTGCGTCGCGAACCGCTACGTGAACTACGCGCTCGCGAAGCTCCCCTTCGCCCGGAACAACTGGCCGGCCTGTCCGAGCGCCACGTCCGACGGGGAGCCGCTCGTCGACCCCGTCGTCATCTATCCCCACCAGCGCGACGGCGAACCGTTCGGTCGGGCCGTCATCGGCGGACGGGTCCACGACGGCGACGCACTGCCCGACCTCCAGGGGAAGTACGTGTTCGGCGACTTCCTGGGCGACGGCCGGGCAGGTCAGCTGTTCGCCGCGTCGCCGGACGACGACCCCCTCTGGACGATGCAGGAGCTCCGCCCGACCGTCGACGGCGAGCCCTTCGAGAAGTACGTCCTCTCGTTCGCCGGCGGTCCCAGCGGCGAGACCTACGTCCTCGCGTCGAGAATGGCGGAGGAATCGGGGGCCGTGTATCGCCTTACCGACCCGCCGTAG